One Takifugu flavidus isolate HTHZ2018 chromosome 3, ASM371156v2, whole genome shotgun sequence genomic window, CTTATTTTCAGGTTCCTGACTTCTCAGTTTTTCGTAGTGAACAGGGAGACACTTGTTGCTCACTTTGTTACAGGCTAGAACTACTTTGTGATCGCTCCCGGTCACTTCTGTTACAGAGCATTTCCCGCTTGTTTCTTGTGACTCGACGTCATACACTTTCATATTTGAGGTGCTGATGCACAGGTTCCCACCGTTCACCACGCGCTTGCCAGAAGTGCGACAAACTTCACTGACTTGATTCTCATCGGCGTCGATGAAGGACTGAACGGGAGTTCTCCCACACAGGTTTTTCTCCTGCAGGTATCTGGAACCAGACACAACGTCTTATTCTTAATCTGATGCTAACGTTTCACACATAGTTTATTCCAGAAACGTGAGGGACAGTTCTGCCACATGGTGGCTCAGACGGCTGCGATGAGACGTCAAGTCTTATCGTTACTCCACAAAATCGTCACTCATGAGAAATCTTTACACTTTAGCAAATCAACAAATACAAACTCTTTAGGCCAAGAAGTTGCTGCTTTTCAGTGGTACCTGCTCCATTGTTGTTTATCCGTCCTGTCAAAGATTTCCTTTAGAACGTGTCTCTGGACAAACTCATCGTAATTGTGTTGACTGCTTTTGTCCTGACAGGGCTGAAGGTCCACATCGTCGCGCTCGGCCCTGGAAAACTGTCCTTTCCCCTCGTGCACGAGGAGGAAGATGGTGACGATGGTGACGAGAGCAAAGTTCATTTTTCTGGcctgtggaaaaagaaaaacatcgtTAAACAGAGTTGGTGCTGAAGACGTCCCTCGTCTTCCTCTGCGAGGACGAACTTGAAGCTTACGTCTCAGCTGGAAGTCTGAAGAGTCCAGTTCTGCTGAGGACACCAGCAGCCTTTTAAACACCAGTGATGGGGAAGTCACACCAAACTTGCTAAAGTTTTAACACGTTTAAAACGGTTTCCTGTTTGTCGTTTCCTGTTTTGGAGGTTTGAAGTTGctcttttttccttatttttctgACCGAAAGCCAGTCCAGAGCCGACGTTCAAATCTGGGAACTTTTCTTCATTTGCACCTTAAATTTACCACATTTTCTTCGTATTTGCATTTTTTATTTGTCAAAGTTAAGCTCCTATTTGCATCATTGAGATGACTGAAGGACAATCGTGGAGCTTCTCTTGATGCTCCGTTGCTAACAGTCCTGGGAGAAGTCCCACATCCAGGCCTCCTCACCACCGTCACCCTGTCCTCCCATTTATCTTTTCAGTCCTAACTGGAGCTTTGCAAGTGTGAACATGTTAAATGATGCGTTCCTTCATTGCGTGTTTGATTTTGATCTCCCGCCgttttgatttttccttttttctgctttgattCCGATCCCTCAAATGTTCCCAGGAACAGCAGGGTCGTACCCAAAGGTGTGAAACTGCTGACTCGTGGGAACGCCACATGTTTGACTCCGACAGGTCTTTGATGCGACACATCTGTCTTTGATGGGGACAGTTTTTGTCACTTTTCCAGCTGAGTTTTTGCACTCTTGTATGTCGGAGTTTCTGTTTCAGAAACATTTGCAGATATCAACCTTTTCTGTCAGACTCAATCCAAACTGCACGGAGTAGAATGGAATGTTTTGGTCTTCTTCAGGAGTGTCTCACTGCCTCGGAGCTGAAGAGCTCACCATTAAAGTCCAGCTTAGCAAATATCATGCTAGCGTGTGCGTGAGGCTCCCGGGGGGATCCATCAGTGTGCGCAGGTGGCGTCGAGTCCGTTCGGCCGCACATCGCTGAATGAATCGAACTCTGTGACACGATCTAACGTGCACTTTATTCACGCACAGCCACCGATAAAGAGAGGAAGTTGGGGACGAACTTGGCCGCTCTTTAGTTTTGCCAGTTCTTCTCCCCGATGTTGAACAGTTTAAGCGACAACAACCCGGCGCAGCATTTTTTTCATGAGTTCTGAAGCCTTTTTGGTTCAGTCGTGCCTAAAATTCTCTAAATCTATTTTAAATCCTGTTTTATTGATGACTCAATGCTTTCTTTTACTGGTTTTAATGAGAACAAACTTACATTGTGCACAAGTATAATTTGATGCGGTACATTGTCAGGTAAATTGGTTTTGCACACGTGTCTTTGATCTGTCAGTGATTTACACTGTTTGTCATCAATTTTCGATGAAATGTTGAAGACTTTGCTGTCGCTACTGACACGTTTTAGCATTTTAATGTCCAGATTTCCCAGGACGGACTCTGCTGCCAGCAGAACTGTGAGCTATTGTactgaaaatgcagctttgcaTACAAGCAGAAACACATATTTTCCTTCACTGAGGGTCTAATTAGAAcaattcacattttcagctgTCTGATTTGTCCATTTTTGATAATGAACAGGGAAACGCTCGTTGCCCTGTTATTATCTTTTTCTGTTAGCTTTTCTTGTTTTGCACATATTTTCTTCATCATTTAAATCATAACTGTTAAAGTTTGGTTGTTACATCTGCAAGTCTCTCAAACGTTCTCAGCAGGTTCGTACTCAGGCGTCAAACTGAAATTTCACATTGACCCCAACATTTCAAGAACCGTATTtttcagaaagagagaggaagttgTTGACAAATTAAGCTGGTTTTCAGTTTCTCAACCAGATTCTTCATCTTTACATTGATCACCGCATTTTGAAACATATTAAGTAAGTCCGACCCAACTCAGCCTGGATCAGATAAATATGCCcgaaataacataaaaatgcattctaacactttttttccccctgcatcTTTGTTACTTCAATGTTTCTGCTCAAAACGACACTTCAACTTATGGGATTTGAGCAGTTTCGTGTCGtgtttgatgtttatttctaaaaaaaattccaacaaTATCCAGGAACTAAACATCAATTTATTGACATCGAATAAACTCACAACCGTTACAGTTCAGTGGAACATCGACTAACAATGGTGAGCATACACACTTATGGTTCCTGAGACTAACAAACCTAAAGCAAAGCTATTTGTGTTGCAGCAGTTTCTCGAGGGCCCGGTCCTCCATGACAACATGTGGAACCTGCCGGCACAGCAGTGACAAGTGATGCCTCTAAAATCAACATCGCAGCCAAAGTTCTTTATTCATTTGGTTGTTTCTTCACATTCCGGATCGTCACGTTGACGTCGCTGAAGCCCCTCTGCCGAAGGGCCGCCGTGTACtaaaagcagaaacaagaaATCGTTACATTTCGCGACGCTGGAAGGTGTGAAAGTGGGGACGAAAAGGCGAGACCTGCTGTGAAAGATGAGCTCTGCTGTCTGGGTGTGTCAGGTCACACTCGGTCCGCagctttgtctttaaaaaaatctgactctgcgctaaaaaaaacaaggacaaATCAACGTTAACGCTCATTGGCCTCGCTTCACTAATTAAACCAAGATTACCTGAACACCAGTCGTACCTTGTGGCTCCTGGTCGGCAGGCTCGGGTGGCTCGCTTCCCTTTTCTACTTTTTCAAACAAAACGTACGCGTTAACATTATTTGTCAGGATAGTTTGGTGGTTAATGATGCAGACTAGCGCACAGAGGGTCACGGGTTCCAACCCCGGTGTAGGATTATATTATGACCTTCAGGATGAGTTCACATACATTTATGTGTATCATaaaacagctgtgcagcagctgggggCTGAGAGACTCATGCCACTGACTCTGGTGTGGGAATTTGCAGTTCAAACCCCTGTCAGGGTCTGCAGGTGAACCCTTGAGGGTACCCTCATACCCCTATGAGGGTACCTGTCTTTCCAGGGGAGCTGAGGCACCAGGCTTGGGGGGGTTCACAAATCAAACGTTAGCagcagtcattttattttacgAATACGTACGCTGGCAGAGAACGCTCATTTCGAGGTTGCACGTCCTGTCGTACCAGTGCTCTCCAGACATCGCCACGCAGCCCTCCGCGTTGTTCTTGTTATCGGGTTCATTCGGGGCCCAGGGCCTGAAGGAAGAGGTGGTGCTGTCAACCCACTTCCAGGAGTCTCTGTAAAGGCCGATCCAGGCCTCCTGGAGATGACGGTCCTTCAGTTCGTCTGCTAGGATCTGGTTGGTGGTTGAGAGCAACACAGCGGACAGATCCGTGTACAGGGTCCTGCAGTGGGCCAGAGCCTCAGACCAGCTTTTCTCCAGGTTCACCAGGACACCTAAATGTAGACAGAAGATCATCTTGAGGTGAGGTGGGGCTTATTGCGTCTACCCCATCAGCATCCTCCTTCTCAATATCTGTGTCTCTGGACCAGCAACAGTTGCACACATCATACCATCGTCACAAAAGAAAGGCATCTGGACGGAGCAGTCGCGGTCCCTCCAGGAGCCGACGTCGCTGATGGAGGCGCAGTGCTCCGAGGAGTTGGCGTTGTCCGGCTCGCTTTGCTCCCACCGCAGGACAAAGTGACTGGAGGTATTCAGCGACCATCTCCAGCTGTTGACGTCGTCGCGGAGGCCGATCCAGAAGGAGATGTTCATGTCGTTGGTCATGTTGTAGATCATGCTGTGCTGCAGTTCGTCAGATATGGAGGCCAAGTCACCTCCACGCTGTGAGCAGAGCTCCTGGGCGGCGTCCCAGCTCATCTTTTCAACGAGTAGCAAGAACGATTTCGTTTCTATAAATGACAGATGAGATTTGACAGCTCTAAGGATGAGGTCTAACTGTTGGCTTCTAGCTTCTGTCGTCCAGCTCGTTATTACCTGCTCGGATCTCCACGGTAACCATCAGCATCAGGCAGACTGAacataaaacacaaatgtgcaactATTCAGGagattttatttacagttctgTTTGGTCACGGCCGATGAGACGGAGGTACAAACCGATCAGGAGCATCTTTCCATCGTCCATCGTCTGTTGAGACTCGAGGTcttgcctccttccttcaggcTCCCAACATTTCAAGAACCGTATTtttcagaaagagagaggaagttgTGGACAAATTAAGCTGGTTTTCAGTTTCTCATCCGGATTTTTCATCTTTACATTGATCACCGCATTTTGAAACATATTAAGTAAGTCCGACCCAACTCAGCCTGGATCAGGTAAATATGCCcgaaataacataaaaatgcattCTAACACTTTTTTCCCTGCATCTTTGTAACTTCAATGTTTCTGCTCAAAACGACACTTCAACTTATGGGATTTGAGCAGTTTCGTGTCGtgtttgatgtttatttctaaaaaaaattccaacaaTATCCAGGAATTAAACATCAATTTATTGACATCGAATAAACTCACAACCGTTACAGTTCAGTAGAACATCGACTAACAATGGTGAGCATACACACTTATGGTTCCTGAGACTAACAAACCTAAAGCAAAGCTATTTGTGTTGCAACAGTTTCTCGATGACCCGGTCCTCCATGACAACATGTGGAACCTGCCGGCACAGCAGTGACAAGTGATGCCTCTAATATCAAcgttctttatttatttggttgtttCTTCACATTCCGGATCGTCACGTTGACGTCGCTGAAGCCCCTCTGCCGAAGGGCCGCCGTGTACtaaaagcagaaacaagaaAACGTTACATTTCGCGACGCTGGAAGGTGTGAAAGTGGGGAGGAAAAGGCGAGACCTGCTGTGAAAGATGAGCTCTGCTGTCTGGGTGTGTCAGGTCACACTCGGTCCGCagctttgtctttaaaaaaatctgactCTGCGCTAAAAAACAAGGACAAATCAACGTTAATGCTCATTGGCCTCGCTTCACTAATTAAACCAAGATTACCTGAACACCAGTCGTACCTTGTGGCTCCTGGTCGGCAGGCTCGGGTGGCTCGCTTCCCTTTTCTACTTTTTCAAACAAAACGTACGCGTTAACATTATTTGTCAGGATAGTTTGGTGGTTAATGATGCAGACTAGCGCACAGAGGGTCACGGGTTCCAACCCCGGTGTAGGATTATATTATGACCTTCAGGATGAGTTCACATACATTTATGTATATCATAAAACAGCTGTGTAGCAGCTGGGTGGCTGAGAGACTCATGCCACTGACTCTGGTGTGGGAATTTGCAGTTCAAACCCCTGTCAGGGTCTGCAGGTGAACCCTTGAGGGTACCCTCATACCCCTATGAGGGTACCTGTCTTTCCAGGGGAGCTGAGGCACCAGGCTTGGGGGGGGTCACAAATCAAACGTTAGCagcagtcattttattttacgAATACGTACGCTGGCAGAGAACGCTCATTTCGAGGTTGCACGTCCTGTCGTACCAGTGCTCTCCAGACATCGCCACGCAGCCCTCCGCGTTGTTCTTGTTATCGGGTTCATTCGGGGCCCAGGGCCTGAAGGAAGAGGTGGTGCTGTCAACCCACTTCCAGGAGACTCTGTAAAGGCCGATCCAGGCCTCCTGGAGATGACGGTCCTTCAGTTCGTCTGCTAGGATCTGGTTGGTGGTTGAGAGCAACACAGCGGACAGATCCGTGGACAGGGTCCTGCAGTGGGCCAGAGCCTCAGACCAGCTTTTCTCCAGGTTCACCAGGACACCTAAATGTAGATAGAAGATCATCTTGAGGTGAGGTGGGGCTTATTGCGTCTACCCCATCAGCATCCTCCTTCTCATATCTGTGTCTCTGGACCAGCAACAGTTGCACACATCATACCATCGTCACAAAAGAAAGGCATCTGGACGGAGCAGTCGCGGTCCCTCCAGGAGCCGATGTCGCTGATGGAGGCGCAGTGCTCCGAGGAGTTGGCGTTGTCCGGCTCGCTTTGCTCCCACCGCAGGACAAAGTGACTGGAGGTATTCAGCGACCATCTCCAGCTGTTGACGTCGTCGCGGAGGCCGATCCAGAAGGAGATGTTCATGTCGTTGGTCATGTTGTAGATCATGCTGTGCTGCAGTTCGTCAGATATGGAGGCCAAGTCACCTCCGCGCTGTGAGCAGAGCTCCTGGGCGGCGTCCCAGCTCATCTTTTCAACGAGTAGCAAGAACGATTTCGTTTCTATAAATGACAGATGAGATTTGACAGCTCTAAGGATGAGGTCTAACTGTTGGCTTCTAGCTTCTGTCGTCGTCCAGCTCGTTATTACCTGCTCGGATCTCCACGGTAACCATCAGCATCAGGCAGACTGAacataaaacacaaatgtgcaactATTCAGGagattttatttacagttctgTTTGGTCACGGCCGATGAGACGGAGGTACAAACCGATCAGGAGCATCTTTCCATCGTCCATCGTCTGTTGAGACTCGAGGTcttgcctccttccttcaggcTCCCAACATTTCAAGAACCGTATTtttcagaaagagagaggaagttgTGGACAAATTAAGCTGGTTTTCAGTTTCTCATCCGGATTTTTCATCTTTACATTGATCACCGCATTTTGAAACATATTAAGTAAGTCCGACCCAACTCAGCCTGGATCAGATAAATATGCCtgaaataacataaaaatgcattctaacactttttttccctgcatctTTGTAACTTCAATGTTTCTGCTCAAAACGACACTTCAACTTATGGGATTTGAGCAGTTTCGTGTCGtgtttgatgtttatttctaaaaaaaattccaacaaTATCCAGGAATTAAACATCAATTTATTGACATCGAATAAACTCACAACCGTTACAGTTCAGTAGAACATCGACTAACAATGGTGAGCATACACACTTATGGTTCTTGAGACTAACAAACCTAAAGCAAAGCTATTTGTGTTGCAACAGTTTCTCGATGACCCGGTCCTCCATGACAACATGTGGAACCTGCCGGCACAGCAGTGACAAGTGATGCCTCTAATATCAAcgttctttatttatttggttgtttCTTCACCATTCCGGATCGTCACGTTGACGTCGCTGAAGCCCCTCTGCCGAAGGGCCGCCGTGTACtaaaagcagaaacaagaaAACGTTACATTTCGCGACGCTGGAAGGTGTGAAAGTGGGGAGGAAAAGGCGAGACCTGCTGTGAAAGATGAGCTCTGCTGTCTGGGTGTGTCAGGTCACACTCGGTCCGCagctttgtctttaaaaaaatctgactCTGCGCTAAAAAACAAGGACAAATCAACGTTAACGCTCATTGGCCTCGCTTCACTAATTAAACCAAGATTACCTGAACACCAGTCGTACCTTGTGGCTCCTGGTCGGCAGGCTCGGGTGGCTCGCTTCCCTTTTCTACTTTTTCAAACAAAACGTACGCGTTAACATTATTTGTCAGGATAGTTTGGTGGTTAATGATGCAGACTAGCGCACAGAGGGTCACGGGTTCCAACCCGGTGTAGGATTATATTATGACCTTCAGGATGAGTTCACATACATTTATGTATATCATAAAACAGCTGTGTAGCAGCTGGGTGGCTGAGAGACTCATGCCACTGACTCTGGTGTGGGAATTTGCAGTTCAAACCCCTGTCAGGGTCTGCAGGTGAACCCTTGAGGGTACCCTCATACCCCTATGAGGGTACCTGTCTTTCCAGGGGAGCTGAGGCACCAGGCTTGGGGGGGTTCACAAATCAAACGTTAGCAGCAGTCATTTTATTTAACGAATACGTACGCTGGCAGAGAACGCTCATTTCGAGGTTGCACGTCCTGTCGTACCAGTGCTCTCCAGACATCGCCACGCAGCCCTCCGCGTTGTTCTTGTTATCGGGTTCATTCGGGGCCCAGGGCCTGAAGGAAGAGGTGGTGCTGTCAACCCACTTCCAGGAGACTCTGTAAAGGCCGATCCAGGCCTCCTGGAGATGACGGTCCTTCAGTTCGTCTGCTAGGATCTGGTTGGTGGTTGAGAGCAACACACAGCGGACAGATCCGTGGACAGGGTCCTGCAGTGGGCCAGAGCCTCAGACCAGCTTTTCTCCAGGTTCACCAGGACACCTAAATGTAGATAGAAGATCATCTTGAGGTGAGGTGGGGCTTATTGCGTCTACCCCATCAGCATCCTCCTTCTCAATATCTGTGTCTCTGGACCAGCAACAGTTGCACACATCATACCATCGTCACAAAAGAAAGGCATCTGGACGGAGCAGTCGCGGTCCCTCCAGGAGCCGATGTCGCTGATGGAGGCGCAGTGCTCCGAGGAGTTGGCGTTGTCCGGCTCGCTTTGCTCCCACCGCAGGACAAAGTGACTG contains:
- the LOC130523419 gene encoding C-type mannose receptor 2-like, with the translated sequence MSWDAAQELCSQRGGDLASISDELQHSMIYNMTNDMNISFWIGLRDDVNSWRWSLNTSSHFVLRWEQSEPDNANSSEHCASISDVGSWRDRDCSVQMPFFCDDGVLVNLEKSWSEALAHCRTLYTDLSAVLLSTTNQILADELKDRHLQEAWIGLYRDSWKWVDSTTSSFRPWAPNEPDNKNNAEGCVAMSGEHWYDRTCNLEMSVLCQQKGSEPPEPADQEPQAQSQIFLKTKLRTECDLTHPDSRAHLSQQYTAALRQRGFSDVNVTIRNVKKQPNE
- the LOC130523256 gene encoding C-type mannose receptor 2-like; translated protein: MDDGKMLLIVCLMLMVTVEIRAETKSFLLLVEKMSWDAAQELCSQRGGDLASISDELQHSMIYNMTNDMNISFWIGLRDDVNSWRWSLNTSSHFVLRWEQSEPDNANSSEHCASISDIGSWRDRDCSVQMPFFCDDGVLVNLEKSWSEALAHCRTLSTDLSAVLLSTTNQILADELKDRHLQEAWIGLYRVSWKWVDSTTSSFRPWAPNEPDNKNNAEGCVAMSGEHWYDRTCNLEMSVLCQQKGSEPPEPADQEPQAQSQIFLKTKLRTECDLTHPDSRAHLSQQYTAALRQRGFSDVNVTIRNVKKQPNK
- the LOC130523420 gene encoding C-type mannose receptor 2-like; translation: MDDGKMLLIVCLMLMVTVEIRADELDAAQELCSQRGGDLASISDELQHSMIYNMTNDMNISFWIGLRDDVNSWRWSLNTSSHFVLRWEQSEPDNANSSEHCASISDIGSWRDRDCSVQMPFFCDDGVLVNLEKSWSEALAHCRTLSTDLSAEAWIGLYRVSWKWVDSTTSSFRPWAPNEPDNKNNAEGCVAMSGEHWYDRTCNLEMSVLCQQKGSEPPEPADQEPQAQSQIFLKTKLRTECDLTHPDSRAHLSQQYTAALRQRGFSDVNVTIRNGEETTK